A genomic segment from Spirochaetota bacterium encodes:
- the nadA gene encoding quinolinate synthase NadA: MIKEIEKLKRQKKALILAHNYQNPEVQDIADFTGDSLELSRIAADNDADVIVFCGVHFMAESAYILSPQKKVILPDLSAGCPMADMAEAEDVLKLKEENPDAAVVTYINSSAEVKAVSDICVTSANAVNIINKIHNDTILFIPDKNLAHYVQRFTSKKIIPWKGFCPTHDRFTKEELIAIKQKYPQACVIVHPECRPEIIDMADKVLSTGQMVKNINTIPHKQIIVGTEEGMLHKLKKIAPEKEFILASKGFICPNMKKITLEKILIALQDEQPIVTVKEDTRIKAFTALQKMLDLS; this comes from the coding sequence TTGATAAAAGAAATTGAGAAATTGAAAAGACAAAAAAAAGCGTTAATACTTGCACATAATTATCAAAATCCAGAGGTTCAGGATATTGCAGATTTTACAGGCGATTCCTTAGAACTATCGCGCATTGCTGCTGATAACGATGCTGATGTTATAGTATTCTGTGGTGTTCATTTTATGGCAGAATCAGCATATATACTATCGCCACAAAAAAAAGTAATTTTGCCTGATTTGTCAGCAGGTTGTCCCATGGCGGATATGGCTGAAGCAGAAGATGTTTTAAAGTTGAAAGAAGAAAATCCTGATGCTGCGGTTGTAACATATATTAATTCTTCTGCTGAAGTTAAAGCTGTTTCTGACATTTGTGTAACATCAGCAAATGCTGTTAATATTATTAATAAGATACATAATGATACAATTTTATTTATTCCAGATAAAAATTTGGCTCATTATGTTCAACGATTTACATCTAAAAAAATCATTCCCTGGAAAGGATTTTGTCCAACACACGATCGTTTTACAAAGGAAGAGTTGATTGCTATAAAACAAAAATATCCACAAGCTTGTGTGATAGTTCATCCTGAATGCAGGCCAGAAATCATTGACATGGCCGATAAAGTTTTGTCAACAGGACAGATGGTAAAAAATATTAATACAATTCCTCATAAGCAAATTATTGTTGGGACAGAAGAAGGAATGTTGCATAAATTGAAAAAAATTGCACCAGAAAAAGAATTTATACTTGCTTCAAAAGGTTTTATATGCCCAAATATGAAGAAGATTACCCTTGAAAAAATTTTAATAGCATTACAAGATGAACAACCGATAGTAACTGTAAAAGAGGACACCAGGATTAAAGCATTTACAGCGCTGCAGAAAATGCTGGATTTATCCTGA